CTGCCCGGTGGCCGACTGCTGGAGCAGCGCGACACGGCCTGGACCAAGCTCAACGACATCCCCGGGGTGTCGTGCGTCAAGCCGACCGGCGCCCTGTACGCCTTCCCGCGCCTGGACCCCGAGGTCTACGACATCCGCGACGACGAGCAGCTTGTGCTCGACCTGCTGCTGCAGGAGAAGATCCTGGTCACCCAGGGCACCGGCTTCAACTGGCCTGCGCCCGACCACCTGCGGATCGTGACGTTGCCGTGGGCCCGCGACCTGTCCACGGCGATCGAACGGATCGGCAACTTCCTGGTCAGCTACCGGCAGTAGGTCCGCCGGGACTGCGCCGCGCGTCGCCGGTGCCCTGACCCCGCGTCCCGGCCACAGGCCCGCCCTCTAGCCTGACCGGGTGGCCCACTCGCATTCTCATTCCCACAGCTCGGGACCCGCGCCCCTGGGCCCGTTGGCGGCCAGGGTCGTGGTCGTCCTGCTGATCGCGATCGGCATCCTCACCGTCGCCGGCGCAGCGCTGCTGTGGCCCAGCCAGCAGAAGGCTGACATCCCGTTGCCCTTCCAGAACTCCTCGGGCGGGGCGGTGACCACCGAGGCCGGGGACGTCCGCTCCAGCGTCCTCGGCGACTGCGGCAGTCCGTCCTCGGGCCATGTGCTCACCGCGAATCCCCTGCCCGGCATCTCGGGCGCCGGAGAATGTGTGTACGCCCAGATCGAGATCACCTCCGGCCCCAATCGCGGCGCCGACACGCTGCTCGAGTTCACGCCCGGGCCCGGCCAGCCGAATCTCGCTGCGGGCGAACATATCCGGATCATCCGCCAGGTCGATCCCCAAGGCGTCACGACGTATGCGTTCTACGACTACGAGCGCACCTGGCCGCTGGCCGGCCTGGCCGTCGCGTTCGCGGTGGTGATCGTCGCGGTGGCCCGGTGGAGAGGGCTGCGGGCCATGATCGGCATCGCCGTGGCCTTCGGCGTTCTGGTGGTGTTTCTGCTGCCGGCCCTGCGCGACGGTTCGCCTGCGGTGCCCGTGGCACTGGTGGCGTCCTCGGCGATCCTCTACGCGGTGATCTACCTTGCGCACGGCGTGAGCCTGCGGACCAGCGCGGCCCTGCTCGGCACGTTGACGTCCCTGCTGCTCGCGGCCGGGCTGTCGTGGGCGGCAATCGAACTGGTTCATCTGACCGGCCTGTCCGAGGACCAGAACAACGAGGTGGCGGCGTATCTGGGCCACATCTCGATCACCGGCCTGCTGCTCGCCGGGTTCATCATCGGCTCCCTCGGCGTGCTCAACGACGTGACCGTGACGCAGGCCTCGACGGCGTTCGAGCTGGCGAACGTCGGTGAGAACACCTCGCGGCGCGCGGTTTTCGCCGGTGCGATGCGGGTGGGCCGCGATCACATCGCCAGCACGGTGTACACGCTGGTGTTGGCGTACGCGGGCAGTTCACTGCCACTGCTGCTGCTGTTCAGTGTGGCCAACCGTTCGCTGAGCGACGTGTTGACCAGTGAGGCCGTGGCCATCGAGATCGCACGGTCCGCTGTCGGCGGCATCGCGTTGGCGCTGTCGGTGCCGTTGACGACGGCGATCGCCGCGGCCCTGGCTACCGGTCCAGCAACTCCAACAGGTACGCGCCGTACCCGGAGTTGAGCAGCGTGTGGGCGCGCTGCGCCAACTGCTCGTCGTCGATGAACCCCATCCGCCAGGCGACCTCCTCCGGGATGGAGACCTTCAGGCCCTGCCTGCGCTCGATGGTGCGCACGAAGTCGCTCGCGTCCAGCAGTGAGTCGAAGGTGCCGGTGTCCAGCCACGCCGTACCGCGGGCCATGACGTCGACATGCAGTCGACCCTGCTCGAGATACCTCTGGTTGATCTCGGTGATCTCGAATTCACCTCGCGCCGAAGGTTTCAATGAGCGGGCGATGTCGACGACATCGTTGTCGTAGAAGTACAGGCCCGGCACCGCATAGTGCGACTTCGGGGTGGCGGGCTTCTCCTCCAGCGAGACCGCGGTGCCGGCCGCATCGAATTCGACGACGCCGTACGCCGACGGGTCGGCCACCCAGTAGGCGAAGATCGCCCCGCCGTCCACGTCGTGGAACCTGCGCAGGTTGGTGCCAAGCCCGGGTCCGTAGAAGATGTTGTCACCCAAGGCCAACGCCACCCGGTCGGTGCCGATGTGCTCCGCGCCGATCACGAACGCCTGAGCCAGGCCGTCGGGCCGGTCCTGCGTCGCGTAGCTGATCGCGATGCCGAGTTCGGACCCGTCGCCGAGCAGGCGCTGGAACGCCTCGGCGTCGTGGGTGGTGGTGATGACCAGGATGTCGCGGATGCCCGCCATCATCAGGGTGGACAGCGGGTAGTAGATCAGGGGTTTGTCGTAGACCGGCAGCAACTGCTTGCTGACGCCCTTGGTGATCGGGTACAGGCGCGTGCCTGAGCCGCCCGCCAGGATGATCCCCCGCATCAGGCGTCCAGGTCGTCCTCGGTGAGGTCGGTGGCCGCGAGTGCCGAGGCCAGGTCGTCGTGCCGGAACGCCGACGTCACGTGGTCGTGAACCACCCGGAACGCCGTGGCCTGCGACGTGCCGTCGCCCAACGTCTGTTCGGCGACCACGACGCCGTCGTGCACGTACAGGTCGCCGACGGTGACCGACGTCGGCGCGTTCTGCGCCCAGTCACGCAGGGCGGCGAGGCCCTGCGCGGCGCCACTCGCGTCCCCGATCTCGATGTCGTCGCTGGACAAGTTGAGCAGCGTCTCGAAGTCCCGCTCGTTGAGCGCGTCGTGCCAAGCCAGGACGGTGGCGATCTCCGAAGTCGTCATGACAGAAAACCTATCCCAGTCAGAGCTTGGATCCGGCCAACCAGGACTGCAGCACCTGCTCGTCACCGAACACCTCGACGTCAGCGTCGGCGACGGCACGGCGGTTGGTGGTGATCAACAGCAGGTCGGCGGCGGATCCTCGCACCGCGGCGTCGGCCTTCGCGTGCTCATGCGCGAACGCCTTGCCCGTGATGAGCCACTCCCCCTCGGAGCCCAGGCCGTCCTCGGTGGCGTGCAGATGCACCGAGGACTCGCCGATTCCCGGTGACAGCATCGCCGCCAGACCCAGCCATTCGCTGATCGCGTCGGCGGCCACGGCCCCGTCCACCTCGAAGCCGACGCCAGCGGCCAGCGCCGCGTCCGCGCGGTGCACCAGCACCTCGTGCAGGCGACGCCGCACCCACCAGTCCGCGCGCTGCGGCCCGGTGAATGTCCAGACCGGGGTGTCGGCGCCGGTGCTGCCCACGGCGTCGAGCAGCGCCTGCCCGCCGTCGACGAGCCACTGCCGCGCACCGCCGTCATCGGCGGGAGGCCTGCCCTCGCGGACCTCCCGGGGGTCCAGTGCGGTGTCCATGCGGTCGCCCACGATCTGGGCGGACCAGCGGTTACCGCGGCCGACGTGGCGGAAGAGTTGGGTCATGGTCCATCCGGGGCACGACGGCACCGTCGCCTCCGGGTCGGCCGCGAAGACGACGTCGCCGAACCGGCTCACCTCGTTGAGGAACTCCTGCGCGTAATCCACGGAGTCAGCGTACGAGCCTGCCCAGACAATGCACGCGCCAATGCGCGGACTGCCAGCGGGCGACGTCGAGGCAGTTGCGCCCGTCCACGACGACCCGCGACCGCACGACCTGGCTCAGCTCGGCGGGGTCCAGGTCGGTGAACTCCTGCCATTCGGTCAGCACGAGCACCGCGTCGGCGCGTTCACAGGCCTCGAGCGCGGTCGTCGAGTAGTTCAGCGTCGGGAAGACCCGGCGCGAATTCTCCATGGCCTTGGGGTCATAGACGTTGACGGCCGCGCCGTTGAGTTGCAGCAGGCCCGCGACATTGAGCGCCGGGGAGTCCCGCACGTCGTCCGATTCGGGTTTGAAGGCCGCGCCGAGCACCGCGATGTTGGCGCCCAGCAGCGATCCCCCGCACGCGGCGGTCGCCAACTCGACCATCCTGGTGCGGCGCCGCATGTTGATGCTGTCCACCTCGCGCAGGAACGTCAGGGCGTGGTTGGCGCCCAGTTCGCCGGCCCGGGCCATGAACGCGCGGATGTCCTTGGGCAGGCAGCCGCCCCCGAATCCCAAGCCCGCGTTGAGGAAACGCCGGCCGATGCGCGGGTCAAAGCCCAGCGCATCGGCCAGCACAGTCACGTCTGCGTCGGCGGCCTCACACACCTCGGAGATGGCGTTGATGAAGGAGATCTTGGTCGCCAGGAATGCGTTCGCCGAGACCTTGACCAGTTCGGCGGTCTGCAGGTCGGTGAGTAGGAACGGCACGTCGTCGTCGAGCAGGCGAGCGTACAACTCGCGGACCGCCTGCTCGGCTCGGCGCGAATCATCCTGCACGCCAAGGACGATTCGGTCGGGGTGGCGGGTGTCATGGACGGCGTAGCCCTCGCGCAGGAACTCCGGGTTCCAGGCCACCTCGACGTCGACACCTTCGGGCGCCAAAGCCCTTGCGCGCCGAGCGAGTTCGGCCGCCGTGCCCACAGGGACGGTCGACTTGCCGACGATGACGGCAT
The DNA window shown above is from Mycolicibacterium confluentis and carries:
- a CDS encoding YibE/F family protein, encoding MAHSHSHSHSSGPAPLGPLAARVVVVLLIAIGILTVAGAALLWPSQQKADIPLPFQNSSGGAVTTEAGDVRSSVLGDCGSPSSGHVLTANPLPGISGAGECVYAQIEITSGPNRGADTLLEFTPGPGQPNLAAGEHIRIIRQVDPQGVTTYAFYDYERTWPLAGLAVAFAVVIVAVARWRGLRAMIGIAVAFGVLVVFLLPALRDGSPAVPVALVASSAILYAVIYLAHGVSLRTSAALLGTLTSLLLAAGLSWAAIELVHLTGLSEDQNNEVAAYLGHISITGLLLAGFIIGSLGVLNDVTVTQASTAFELANVGENTSRRAVFAGAMRVGRDHIASTVYTLVLAYAGSSLPLLLLFSVANRSLSDVLTSEAVAIEIARSAVGGIALALSVPLTTAIAAALATGPATPTGTRRTRS
- the rfbA gene encoding glucose-1-phosphate thymidylyltransferase RfbA — its product is MRGIILAGGSGTRLYPITKGVSKQLLPVYDKPLIYYPLSTLMMAGIRDILVITTTHDAEAFQRLLGDGSELGIAISYATQDRPDGLAQAFVIGAEHIGTDRVALALGDNIFYGPGLGTNLRRFHDVDGGAIFAYWVADPSAYGVVEFDAAGTAVSLEEKPATPKSHYAVPGLYFYDNDVVDIARSLKPSARGEFEITEINQRYLEQGRLHVDVMARGTAWLDTGTFDSLLDASDFVRTIERRQGLKVSIPEEVAWRMGFIDDEQLAQRAHTLLNSGYGAYLLELLDR
- a CDS encoding nuclear transport factor 2 family protein, with amino-acid sequence MTTSEIATVLAWHDALNERDFETLLNLSSDDIEIGDASGAAQGLAALRDWAQNAPTSVTVGDLYVHDGVVVAEQTLGDGTSQATAFRVVHDHVTSAFRHDDLASALAATDLTEDDLDA
- a CDS encoding maleylpyruvate isomerase family mycothiol-dependent enzyme, whose amino-acid sequence is MDYAQEFLNEVSRFGDVVFAADPEATVPSCPGWTMTQLFRHVGRGNRWSAQIVGDRMDTALDPREVREGRPPADDGGARQWLVDGGQALLDAVGSTGADTPVWTFTGPQRADWWVRRRLHEVLVHRADAALAAGVGFEVDGAVAADAISEWLGLAAMLSPGIGESSVHLHATEDGLGSEGEWLITGKAFAHEHAKADAAVRGSAADLLLITTNRRAVADADVEVFGDEQVLQSWLAGSKL
- a CDS encoding UDP-glucose dehydrogenase family protein produces the protein MRCTVFGTGYLGATHAAGMADLGHEVIGVDIDPGKVAKLSAGEIPFYEPGLRTMLSDNLAAGRLRFTTDYEAAADFADVHFLGVGTPQKKGELGADLRHVHAVIDELVPRLRRHAVIVGKSTVPVGTAAELARRARALAPEGVDVEVAWNPEFLREGYAVHDTRHPDRIVLGVQDDSRRAEQAVRELYARLLDDDVPFLLTDLQTAELVKVSANAFLATKISFINAISEVCEAADADVTVLADALGFDPRIGRRFLNAGLGFGGGCLPKDIRAFMARAGELGANHALTFLREVDSINMRRRTRMVELATAACGGSLLGANIAVLGAAFKPESDDVRDSPALNVAGLLQLNGAAVNVYDPKAMENSRRVFPTLNYSTTALEACERADAVLVLTEWQEFTDLDPAELSQVVRSRVVVDGRNCLDVARWQSAHWRVHCLGRLVR